Proteins found in one Brevibacillus brevis genomic segment:
- a CDS encoding GerAB/ArcD/ProY family transporter, which produces MKKYTYNQLSVLQYILLIHGAQVGIGVLTIPRDLAEKASTDGWISLLIGWLAATLVSLVITNMMKQYPEKTIIDIFPLILGKWLGRVAIVLMFIYCGVAAFVLLINATGIINVWLLSQTPAYVVVFLFTLPTYFVLQGGVRAIGRYAELVFYLTLWIPFVLTTAYREVHWLNLLPVIKEGWHPIWEASKSTVLSFLGFEFGYFAYPFLQKKQYAPLGIVIANTLTLFVYLSVVVVSFAYFSPDEITQYTWPTLNLWKAIEFRFLERVDILFLSTYMFILSTTALPYIYFCVFSSSQLFGMKDHRKHLRLFLLLVPVALWFYTPSFIDLKKSIQIWSFAGLVFAYALPLLAWGPIRLSKRAEGGKKA; this is translated from the coding sequence ATGAAAAAGTACACGTACAACCAATTGAGCGTCCTTCAGTACATTCTCCTCATTCATGGGGCACAAGTAGGGATCGGCGTGTTGACGATTCCCAGAGATTTGGCGGAGAAGGCGAGCACCGATGGATGGATATCGCTTTTGATCGGATGGCTTGCGGCAACGCTAGTCAGTCTCGTCATCACGAACATGATGAAGCAGTATCCCGAGAAGACGATCATCGATATATTCCCATTGATCCTGGGGAAGTGGCTCGGTCGAGTCGCTATTGTTCTCATGTTCATTTATTGCGGGGTTGCAGCGTTCGTTTTGCTGATAAATGCCACGGGAATCATTAATGTTTGGCTCCTGTCTCAGACACCCGCCTATGTCGTCGTGTTCCTTTTTACGCTGCCAACTTATTTTGTTCTCCAGGGAGGGGTTCGCGCCATCGGAAGGTACGCCGAGCTCGTATTCTATCTTACGCTTTGGATACCTTTTGTTCTCACGACGGCTTATCGAGAGGTTCATTGGCTAAACTTGCTGCCAGTGATCAAGGAGGGCTGGCACCCGATATGGGAAGCGAGCAAATCGACCGTACTCTCCTTTCTTGGATTTGAGTTTGGTTATTTTGCCTACCCTTTTCTTCAAAAAAAGCAATATGCGCCTCTTGGCATTGTCATTGCGAATACATTGACGTTGTTCGTGTATCTGTCTGTCGTTGTCGTTTCCTTTGCATACTTTAGCCCCGATGAAATCACGCAGTATACATGGCCTACGCTCAATTTATGGAAAGCCATTGAGTTCCGCTTTTTAGAACGTGTCGATATTCTTTTTCTCTCTACTTATATGTTTATATTGTCAACGACTGCATTGCCGTACATCTATTTCTGTGTCTTTTCATCCAGTCAGTTATTCGGCATGAAGGATCACCGCAAGCATTTGCGCCTGTTCCTTCTTCTGGTTCCAGTGGCGCTATGGTTTTATACGCCATCCTTTATTGATCTGAAGAAATCGATACAAATTTGGAGCTTTGCAGGCTTGGTTTTTGCTTATGCACTTCCTTTATTGGCTTGGGGGCCGATCAGGCTATCGAAACGAGCAGAAGGGGGGAAAAAAGCATGA